One segment of Scomber scombrus chromosome 3, fScoSco1.1, whole genome shotgun sequence DNA contains the following:
- the rpl29 gene encoding 60S ribosomal protein L29, with protein MAKSKNHTTHNQSRKAHRNGIKKPRSQRYESLKGVDPKFLRNMRFAKKHNKKGAKAAVKQAAQK; from the exons ATGGCAAAGTCCAAGAACCACACAACCCACAACCAGT CTCGTAAAGCCCACAGGAATGGCATCAAGAAGCCCAGATCTCAGCGTTATGAGTCACTGAAGGGG GTGGACCCTAAGTTCCTGAGGAACATGCGCTTTGCTAAGAAGCACAACAAGAAGGGCGCAAAGGCAGCAGTAAAGCAGGCAGCGCAGAAATAA